The nucleotide window CTTGTCAAATATTTACCAACATTACTCAGAATCACAGCACCTCGCTGTCAAATCGGGAGGGACCCGGGAAACCACGGAGGTTGCCCATGTGACCCGAACAGCcggaaaaaatgaaaacaaagcagattTCCAGAGACTTGCTGTCTTCGGGGCACAGCCGCTGTAGGGAGAATGAAAAAGAGAGCCGCTCTCCCGCCGCTCTGGGGGCAGGGTGTTATTGTCGGGAAAAGGGTGAGGGACGGTGTGTAAAGTTTATCTGAGGAACAAGACGTGTGGATTCATGTCAGAACAGCCTGTCCCCCCACCACCCCGCTCCCACCCGTACTTTCTCCAGGGTTCTACTGCTTCAATAACAACGTCTGACTAATCATATCAGAGAAAGTGTAATGTCGCCCCtacaacaaaatgcatttaGACACCAGGGAAGAACAGATTGCGATACATGAGCATCCCTTTGCCCTTGTACCCTGTTATATATCtgcatgtatttgcaatttctcgaTACACCGATCCGGTCTCCATGTTGTTATGACTAGattctgttctgttgttcattaaacaaaaaaaaactgcaacagtctgaaaacagcaggtggcgcagtggttaaagctcctgCCTTGCACCTGAGAGGtccaggcttgaatcccaactcctgctgtagcacctttgatcaagatactcaccctgaactgatacagtaaaaattacctgcctgtataaatggggtaaatgactgtaaggaTCCAAACACcgtaagctgctctggagaaaagtgtcagataaataaataaatgtcaagctGAAAGCGGGACCCAAACTGACAGCCAACAGCTCCACGTACCTGATTTGcagtaaatacatacagtatttccaaCCAGGAAGAGCATCAACACATGGAGAGCTGCAGGAGTTATAATTTGAAGCAAAGTGATGCAGAGAAGAGCATGTTCCCAATTGCACCTTATTGCCCCAGCAGGGGATTAAACATTTCATAATGATGCTTATTGAAACACAACTGGGAGTGAATCTCATTGCTAAATCAAGACCaataatttttatatgtttGAGAACACAGGGTTCCTTTCGTCAGAAAAGCACTCGACTCAAAGTGTGAAGCCTTCACTtgaattttttctttccaatAATGCAATTTTCCCCCCAAATTTGTGTGCTGTGCTTTTGATGCTCTGGGGCAGAccagtgacccccccccgcTGCAAAAGGTGTATAAGCCATGGATCCACAAGTGCAGGAGTGTGACATATGTGTTCTTTCTGCAGCCCGTGTTACCGATCTGACGTTACATAACACTCGACAGCTGGCGCACACTGAGGTCCCGCAAGTGATGGGCGCGTTGAAGAAGCGAGGGGATAGGTCACCGCGTTCATTCAGCGCTTATACGCCAGCAGCGCAGCTCTTCGTTCACACATCTCACACGGCTTGACCCATCGTGCGTGCGCTACCCAGCCAAGGAAGGCGCGAGATCTGTTCTATATAGAGCCCCAGTCTATTCACAAGAATTTCTTGAACGGGCTCTTTGTGAACAGAAAAAGGCCCCGAAAAGAGAAACTGCGGAGAAAGAAGCATGAGACTCGTTGCCGTTTTTTTGCTGGTGCTCTTCCTTGAACTTGTGTTTTGTCTGAGATCTTCATTTACTGCAGCCTACTGAGAATGGATTCTGCCAACAAACAAAACCGAGGTGCtccaaaaatttaaattaatagcaGCAACAATTGTTACGAGATTATGAGGTTGTCTAGGGGTGCAGAGGGGTGTAACACAAAGTTTTTGTACCAAGTTAAGGGTTATGAATTAAGATAAGAGATAACAAATGATGTGCACAAACAGGgctgtgtgtttcatgtttctgtGAAAGAGCAAATAATGTAGGTGTACAAAACGAAGAGCCGACAAGCAAACCTTAGAAAATTGGACAGAATGCAGAGGTattcagaaacaaagaaagaccTTCACTAACCGAACTCTTGTAGACGAGACACTTTCTAGCGCAAAGCCGGAAACAAAAGAGAATCAAAACCCAGAATAAAGTCTCCCGCCACCTTCCTAACTACAGTGTTCCGGAAAAGTCCCCAGGACTTCGTGACTTGGAATTCACTccaattacattacatttacatattcagcagacgtttttctccgaagcaacttccaatgaactctatgtagtgttatcagcccacacaccttattcaccacagtgacttacactgctagatacactacttacaatggatcactcatccatacatcaaaggaacacacactctctccctcacacactgtgggggaacctgaagagcatgtctttggaggatggaaggaaaccagagcacccagaggaaacccacacagacaacatgcaaacctcATAGAGACTGaaagggaatcaaacccatgtcctctcacaccacccatgggctgtgagacaccagcactactcgctgtgccaatGGTGCTGgctgtaaacaaacatttaatatcgCTAAGTAGCTCGCCTCcccagaaaaatgttttgttagtTAAAGCTCAGCAAATGGAACTTATGAAACCCATGGTCAGTGCTGCGGTCAGTGCTTTGCACTTGGGGTGTGTTGACACACTGTCTACAGGCATTTAAAATCCTCTTTCAGTTGCACAGGGTTATAAAGGCGGATGAAGCAAATATTAATGTGTGGGGTGTGAATACCTACACAAGCAGCATGTGTCAGTTTCTcgttttctttgaaatatttgaaaagaaaacatcttttcttttctgtatatAATGCAAGGGGCCTGGCTGTGTCGCACCCCCGCCGCTAAGGAGGGAAACGCAAGGGCCCATCTCAATGAGGCTGAATTCACGCCATCGTTTTCTATATGACTCTTTTAGCAGAAGCGATACGAAAATTCGCAACCTCAACCGCTTCCTGCTCGGCAGGGACTGTCACACACGCAACATCAAAAGTGCTCGTCCTCAACCGCAGATGTTCTGAGGCCCATGTACACGGCAAGCGAAAACAACCTGCACTTGTCTCGACGCCGAGAGAGCGGGGCCTCCTGAAAGTGCGGAAATGCCAGGGCTACATTTACACGGAAATGATGAACCCCtaactgctggggggggggggggggggggggggtggtttaGAGTGGAAATACTATGAAataaactgacacacacacacacacacacacacacacagcctttgaAACACACTGCCAGCAGATGTGGCTTCACACTTTGTTACACTATTTATGTTTAACTGGTCCTGTGCCACCTCCCTTTAGGACACTTGAagtctgtttgtgtgttggaATGctaaaattatcattattattattattattattattattattataaagagtGCTGGGAAGAGCATATCAGAGCCATACATGCAcaatactattaataataaagtGTATTTTAAGCATTGTGTTGTCCTCAGTTGGCCCTCTTCAGCACACAGTATGGATGTGGGAACTTGTtctaggaaaaaaataaactgtacctcccatccccctccccgccagccccccacccctgccATTATGGCTGAATTCCCACTGCTATCAAAGTGTATAAACCagagataaaaataaacacacaccttgTTTACCTGGGCCCCCTCCCCACCTGCTGAAGGTAATAACTAAAGAACTAGAGTTGAAGGAAACCAGAAATGCTGCCCTAGagtagtggtggtggtgtgggCTGTTTATATGAACTAATACGAAAAGCCTGATCACACAGCTGTCACTCCactttgtttatttcagtgacTGTGCGCggcggatggggggggggggtcacccaGTGTAACTGTCCTCTACGAAAACACGGCCACACCACTGTCCCACCCCGAGAATCAATGAAAAAACGCTGTTATTTTTAGCTGTGTAGTGCAGCACGATAAACAAGGCAGGCCCGTTGCCCCCAACTCAGCTCCACGTGGCCGAGCGGACTATAAAAACCGGGGGCAGGGGAGGGCAGCGGAGCCACGTGGGTCTGTTTGCCCACCCTTATATGGACATCAGTGTGGTGGTCTCATTTCGAGTTCAACCGCCAGACCTGGCTGACAGCGGGGACCTTCTCGGAAACCTAGCTCATTGACTAACAAAGAGACCTTCTATTTTTACACGTGCAGCCTGAAGATTGCTGCTGtggttgtacccttgagcagagtacGCACCCCGAACGGTTCCATTGAGAACACCTGTCTGCTCCTTAGATGAGCACGATGCTCAAAGTCTTCCTGCATAAAAACAGCTAATGACTTTCTAGTAATTCTAATAATGTGTTTCACACAGATGTGATTTAATGTTACTGGAACACAATAGAATAGCAATAGGCacataatgcatttatttgtctAATCCTTTTTGTTTGAGCCTTTATTATGACAGtcttttttataataataataataaaaaacaattgtCTTAACCCAGTTGCAGATAATCCAAATTTCATAGATGAGCATCTTTACATGAAGAGACACGTGCCCCAGGCCCATGGCATGTCTGTATGACTGTACTAAGTGTTTTGTGCAAAGGCGACAACgagtaagaataataattaacaCATGACTGCCGTTTTTCCAGTAAATCAACCTGGTTTCACTACCTACGGAAAGGGGAAGGATAaccaggacaaaaaaaatattaatatacgTGTTAAAGCTTTTATAAAGCATGCATATTATTAGGTGCTAAATAATTTCTGTGATGGAGTATAATAACGTTTAATAACTTGAGCAATTATcctatttttttatctttatgaCCATTTTGCCAGGACTGCATAAGCAGCACAGGATTATATTCGAGCCATGGGCAATAATCAGTGTAATGGTACATTTTTATCGGTGTTACACACAGGTGTGACACGCCAAAAACGATAACACAATCGGCGCGGTTTTGTTTGCACGCTCGGACACCCTGCAGCTGAATTATGTAACGCCAGAGTGACGTCACACATGGAAGGAACCAGGAAGCCGGAAGTTCAGCGGGGAAACTCCGCAGATCAGAAACGACCTAACCCAAGAAGTGAACACTAGTGTGAATACGGTGgcattaattttgctttttccGTGAGGTTCTATAACACAGCGTGTGCACCGAGCCCCGTACATCGTGACATTTGTGTTACCGTAGTTGTTTACGGAGTGTTGCGGCGGACGAGACCCCCCTGTGCCAGTGGTACGGCCCGCACCTCGCGTCACCTATTGTTTACAAATCAAACGGAGGAGTCGCCTTCCGTCGGCGGCGTGCTGGGCACAGGCGGCGCTCTGCACCGCCTCGCTCATCGGGGAAACGGACGCGGGAGCCGCGGCGAGGACGGGAGCTGGAGCGCGGAGCGGAACGCGGAGCGGAACGCGGACATGCCGGCTTGTCGGAAGGAGAAGTACATTCTCGTGGAGCAGTCGGTCACCGTGGACTCGAAGGACGTGGACGCGCTCGTGGCGAAGATCGGCGAGGCGCTGCAGCTCCACGGCGGCGGCGTGCACGGGGGCGGGGGCGCGCAGCccaacagcaacaataacaacaacagcggCGGCGCGGCGCTGCAGAGGCGCGCCCCCTGCTGTGGCCGGCTCCGGGGTCGAGCGCTCCGCAGCCGCGCCAGCCCCTACAGCGTGCCGGGCTCCAGCGAGCAGGACTGGGAGCGGGTCCGAACCTGGAGCCGCAAGGGCGTGGAGATGTCGGGCTCGGGCGAGGAGGGCGACGACCCCCACCGGCTGCTGCAGGAACTGATCCTGTCCGGGAACCTGATCAAAGAGGCCGTGCGGCGGCTGCAGTTCTCCGCGGCGGAGCGCGGCGAGCACGCGAGGCCCACGGACACGCGCGGCGTGCACTGCTGACGAAGCGCGGGGTGCGGTGTCGCCGCCGCCGCGTGGACTCTTGGCTTGGGGTGGACGGAGCCGGCGACGAGGAGGggactggggggaggggacccgGACCCGGACCCGGACCCCTGGACGCTGCTGTTGTGTCTGTCATTCACGGgagtcatgatgatgatcaacTGTGATGGTGGTCAAGAAGATGATGATCATGGTGAAACTACACCCCGTTTCCGCAACTAGCTacctaattaattttttttttttttttttttagaaacaagTGGTAAAATGTTGATTTGTGCGCCTGGACTTTTTTCTATGAACTGAGCGCTTTGTACGAATGAACTTGTTTCTCAGAAGCcgttgtttggtttttttttttctttttttttcccggggGGGGACAGTGGGTGGCTCGTGCTTTGGTCATCCTTTGGTCATCCTTTCTCTGTGGTGCTGGTGGCCAGATGACCGGGGTAGTactagtagtaataataatgacgatGATTACGATGACCTTGTTTACAGATCCACCCTGGGGGTAAATCAGGGCGCGCGCGAGAATTGAACACCTACCATcatgttgctgttattgttgttatgaattattactgttgttgttcttgACGTTGTTGTTGTGGTGAGACGCAGCTCTTGGCGCGCACACCCCCCCCAGACCCCACTCGGGGGTTTTTTTCCGTCGCACGTTGCGGGGCAATTAGCGACCACACGTGTCTCGCTTCGGGGGGGAGGCGACGTTTCTAGGTCCAAGGTTTCTGTTTCTCAGAACCCGCTGGGAGGAGCCGCGCGCGAGCCCGCGAgaggtggggggtcgggggtctCCACGCGCCAGGGTTCAAGCGGCTCCGACCTCCCGCGCGCGTGTTCTGTAAGTTGACTTGAGTTCACTTCGCAgcgaagttttttttttttttttttttttttttttttttttaaaacacgtTTCCTGGTTTTCTCAGGACTTGAGTGTCTTAAATAAACTTTCCTTCTTTTGCAACGATGCGACGCGTGAAGCCTTGTTTCCTTATTTTCAAGGTTTTCTGAACTAACTCAATTGTTAATATAAAATTTTGAATAGGCAATAAATTGATTTGGGGAAAATGTACGCAATTTATATTATCAGTTACAGGTAAATTGAATCAGTTCCAAATTAGTGCCGTTTTGTGTTCAGAATTTATTGGCACCTGTTACATGTCATTATATAAAATTCAATAGCAAAAGGTGAAAAGCAACACAAGACCGTTACTGACGTGTCTGAACCAAGCTCCTCTAGcccaactttttatttttttttttttattcacgtCACTCTAAATTAgctgctctgtctctgtgtaaACTTTTACCATCCAAATTgctccttcctttcttcctaGTTTAGTGCATCTAGATGTTTCCTTTACCTAAACCACGTCTTTGCTTCAACAGCCTCCTGCTTTCTTGCTGCCCAGATATAGTAGtaactgatttttaaattttctttgagCTTCTGTGTTTTGTAGAGGCAACATCGTTGTATCCTTGCACAGGGATgtacaatgtttttaaaacaccCAAGTCGTATTTTGGATTATGGGCTTCATGGAAAAATGGGAAATAATGTGAGTTCTTGGACAGGGTTGGGGGTGAGGGACTGAgggcatttgcatttattcatttagctaatcctttctccaaggctattcagttatttacccatttatacagctgggtaactttactgtagccatttggggtaagtaccttggtcaagggtacccCAGCTAGAAGTGGGGCTggaagctgcaacctttgggtctgaaagcAACTGCTCTGATTACTATGGTATCAGTCAACCAACCAATCTCTGAACCCGCTTGGCCCGAGTGGAGTctcggcaaaccagagcctaatttGGCAATGCGtagcgcagggctggagggggaggggacacacccaggacgggttgcaccagtccgccgcaagacaccccaagcaggactcgaaccccagacccgctcaCCCAAACCGGCCGCGCAACCCCATCCTCTGCCGACGATGCTAATAGCTGCTCTTATGCAAGACGGTGTATAACCACACCTGACAGGCCATGTACCATATCACACCCTGCTATACTACACGTTCTGTCACCAAACACTTGAAGGATCTCAGAGACCTTgtttccagctgcagcagctctccTGATTTTTCTCATGTTGAATATCAGATGTGATAATTTTACCTGTTGTTACTGAACCTTGCGACTGTCCTTCGCATAGAGAAATGTCCAGGATCTGAATATTACGTTCACCCACCTCTTACAACCACAACAGCTGAAAAGTAGTTATTAAACAGCCTTCAGATGCAACAAGATAGTTTTAATTGTAAAATGGACAATTTATCCTGaagcatatctttggattggtgattttctttagttttctgcagtttgatgtaaaatttacatttatcagacacttttctccgaagtgacttccaatgaactctatgtagtgttataagcccacacaccttattcaccgtggtgacttacactgctagatacactacttacagggggtcgctcatccatacatcggtgaaacacactctctctgtcatgcaacctgaacagcacgtctttggactgtgggaggaaaccagagcacccggaggaaacccacacaaacacggggcgaacatgcaaactccacacgactgagcggggatcaaacctatgtcctcttccaccacccaggcgttgtgagacaccagcactactcgttgtgccaccccAAAAATAAATTCCTTCACTACTTCATCTTTGAAAGCAGTAGCCTAATGTTATGTACCTTTATGTACTGCTTTACGCCTCTAAGGCTCAGcaatttttgtccactctagaggacatatattttatgtgcaGTTCACAAACTACATGCAGAGTCCTCTGTAATAATATACCTTATAGAGGGAATTCcatgcatttacgtttattcatttagcggattcttttttccaaagcaacttataatgttaagctacctacaggtattaacccatttatacacacacatacacacactttctgaaccacttgtcccatacggggtcgcggggaaccagagcctacctggcaatgcagggcgtaagaccggatggggaggggacacacccaggacgggacgccagtccgttgcaaggcaccccaagggggactcgaacgccagacccactggagagcaggacctggtccaaccaactgcgccaccacacccctccatttatacagctgggtaattttactggagtaatttaggaaagtaccttgctcatgggtacaacagacagtgatcagattctaacctgcgatctttgggtacaaaggcagcagctctaaacactgcactaccagctgcctccttcTAAATGCTACTCTATGTGAGacataactgaaatatttacatttaattatgtgACCTTTTTccctaaagcagcttacagtgttaagctatgtacaacaatttacctatttgtgtagcagggtaatttttactggagcagttaaggGTGATGCATCAGGGCTTCCACTTGAACCCTGGTCTgaaaggagcagctctaaccagtgaACTCCCTGCTGCCCTCCTGAAGCAGGCCTGATGAAGAGTGTGTGGTGTTCTGGTTAAGCGCACAGTATCCAAACACATTGTTCTAACAAACTCTGACACAACATATCAACCATAACTGTGACCAGTGATTTCTTTCACCCATTTGCATTCCAGTTTTTTCAGTTCAGCAGGCATCACTCAAGGGCTCAAGCAGGAGCCCTTCTCTAAGTTGAacctgcagtcacacacaccatgaCTTTGTGTACTCAACCACAGCACCACCTACTGGCCCACTTCCGCTctctgttgcatttatttatttaactgacagttttttctttttttttcctcatccaaagcagcttgcaatgcaTTCTATTACTTGCCCTTTTAAATAGGCAGgactttttactggagtagtttagggtaagtaccttgttagaagggaggggtgcagtggtgcagtgggttggaccacagtcctgctgtccggtgggtctggggttcaagtcccgcttggggtaccttgcgacggactggcgtcccgtcctgggtgtgtcccctccccctccggccttacgccctgtgttgccgggtaggctccggttccccgtgaccccatatgggatgagcggctctgaaggtgtgtgtgtgtgtgcagtcacacacaccatgaCTTTGTGTACTCAACCACAGCACCACCTACTGGCCCACTTCCGCtctctgttgtatttatttatttaactgacagttttttctttttttttcctcatccaaagcagcttgcaatgcaTTCTATTATTTGCCCTTTTAAATAGGCAGgactttttactggagtagtttagggtaagtaccttgttagaagggaggggtgcggtggcgcagtgggttggaccacagtcctgctttctggtgggtctggggttcgagtcctgcttggggtgccctgcgatggactggtgtcccgtcctgggtgtgtcccctccccctccagccttacgccctgtgttaccgggtaggctccggtttcccgtgaccccgtatgggacaagcagttctgaatgtgtgtgtgtgtgtgtgtgtaccttgttAGAGTATTATAGCTGGtagggagatttgaacctgcaacctttagatttaaaggcagcagcactgaccgccacattaccagctgctccttctgCAGTTGTTCACAGCAGTTTAATTGAACACAGGACTTAGTGCTTGAGGGTATTTCCTAGAAAAGCTCCTTCTATttacacagattaaaaaaaaactggcactgACAGTTTCCATATCACTTCCAGAGGTACGTTTATGACCCGCGCTATCGATCAGCTCCGATTCAAAcacttttctgcattttgatATTCGTGTTTTAATGCAATCTCATCTGAACTTCATGAAAGTCAGCACACTAACATGAAACATTATCACATCACTGACACAACCTGCACTTCCCAACATTTGATCACATGAGATTGAAATGTAATATGATATTTTCAGCATTTGCAAGCAAATGTCAACACCATTGTTTCAGAAAAATCCAACATTAATTATTAactaattgattgattgattgattgatggttgaaaaaaaatattatggtCTATAATTATAACCCAAAGAAAGTGCATTAGCCTGTcctgaccagcagggggcagtaaCACGATGACAAATTGAGGTTCAAACTTTTACACTCTGAAGACAAAATCATTAGGCCAATAATTCTACAAACATTGCAGAACCACACAAAGTCCATTTTTATTActgatatatgtatatttattgaGGAAATTGGTTGCTGAGGGTTGCAACAAGCAGGTAAATGGTGGCTTCTGAGGTGCTGCAGAACTCCCAGGATTCCTTGTTctattttcaaagcaaatatGAAATCCTGTTATAAAGCCAGTTTACTGTCTGATAATGGTCAGCTTCTTATAATCTTTATGCTATTAGGGTCTaactgttagagctgctgcctttgacccaaaggttgcaggttcgaatcccacctccaggtgtagtacgcttgagcaaggtacttctcagctgtttaaatgagtaaatgattgtaagtagattaacactctaagtcactttggagaaaagtgttagctacaagaatggcaaaaaatacagtatattaa belongs to Scleropages formosus chromosome 18, fSclFor1.1, whole genome shotgun sequence and includes:
- the gbp gene encoding glycogen synthase kinase binding protein, which codes for MPACRKEKYILVEQSVTVDSKDVDALVAKIGEALQLHGGGVHGGGGAQPNSNNNNNSGGAALQRRAPCCGRLRGRALRSRASPYSVPGSSEQDWERVRTWSRKGVEMSGSGEEGDDPHRLLQELILSGNLIKEAVRRLQFSAAERGEHARPTDTRGVHC